A window of the bacterium genome harbors these coding sequences:
- a CDS encoding UvrD-helicase domain-containing protein, translated as MSELASLVRGDAEARSASQAVFDRPVIVEAGAGTGKTTILVARILSWALGPGWEEARAELEVQQTEKLKRKGKSFPPEQLVPPEETIAARALEGIVAITFTEAAAAEMASRVAERLADIATGKTVWAGFDPGLIAGAPDAKLLSERARALLGQLDRLTASTIHAFCHALLRRHPLEAGLHPDFTIDARGERTEEIVRSVVESRIKRAYMEAGFEAEPGESGDSPLLELAAYGKSPQAIVDALWAFILEGVPAAGLETDPFHPELVDGVSRELLEDFERLLDVAGGDLSHIKRTTNPARVEKALEMSVALLQQAEKEGVTGLDGARAICAALRSTWVDSAWKHFKQWGKGRFGKGEQATLGERTSELADIAARLVPRISYLRSARPEFLDAARRAILPLLQEVEREARASGVVTFQALLREAWHLLREHRRILERERRGIRQLLVDEFQDTDRLQCDIVELLALPKQKAATNGAEAAEPGSRPAPGLFIVGDPKQSIYGWRNADLESYNRLVGMALRAGGERYSLVQNFRSHSVVLAEVERAVSPVMTEEDGLQPAFEPLVAATEAADADLQAANPEQPWSPVEYWVSWHPDWKAKTRHAEAAEIEARAIARDIRRLHAAGTRWKECALLMRNASRLDTYLDGFRDAGVPFIVTSDKQYFRRREVIDASALIRCVVSPADHVALLTWLRSPIVGVPDAALIPLWSRGFPRLLTELDGEARSDTLAQIEAVVEEAASVTPEVPGIDRIRGWDRLLLHSLRALAALRRSFKNEPADRFMEHLRWAFLSEAIEGARYLGRYRVANLERLFRSIETGLETRGGDVRAVLRALRRSVSMALDAEEALPQDAAEDAVQVMTIHKAKGLEFGHVYLAQLHARGRSSERSEFDSDRRWDGFQQLEYVLFDAQTLGFDSVERHRERVSAAEQVRTLYVAMTRAKRRIVMLGNWPETPTRSRGGAPTYVELLSHRDGQPDSLTELARDATQRPEGLLDAAGVCWKFPGLSRASEPTAPPATTGALPSPARVAETSKQLTADREAAGRRQQRPFLATASLGFDDKRQLESPDGKPPPYSRAAALAIGKAVHRALESWNLDADLEEERRVQSGRAERYLASLLSGADLEAGRKELAEVLARLQSGQLLERLLSAPTTVVARELPILLPPTGIDESEPVAGISGTVDLVLKAPDGAYTVVDFKTDRIESEEELRSRAQAYAPQLSTYARAVGESLGLDARPSTELWFLWPDRVWPVS; from the coding sequence ATGAGCGAACTGGCGTCTCTGGTTCGTGGTGACGCCGAGGCCCGTAGCGCATCGCAGGCCGTATTCGATCGGCCGGTGATTGTCGAAGCGGGCGCCGGCACGGGCAAGACCACGATCCTGGTGGCGCGAATCCTGTCCTGGGCGCTGGGACCCGGCTGGGAGGAGGCCCGTGCCGAGCTCGAGGTGCAGCAAACGGAGAAGCTGAAGAGGAAGGGCAAGTCCTTTCCGCCGGAGCAGCTCGTTCCACCGGAGGAGACCATAGCGGCCAGGGCGCTCGAAGGCATCGTCGCGATCACCTTCACCGAGGCCGCGGCCGCCGAGATGGCGAGTCGCGTCGCCGAGCGCCTGGCCGACATCGCGACCGGAAAAACGGTCTGGGCGGGCTTCGACCCCGGGCTCATCGCGGGAGCGCCCGACGCCAAGCTGCTCTCGGAGCGGGCGCGCGCACTGCTCGGACAACTGGATCGTCTGACCGCCAGTACGATCCACGCCTTTTGCCACGCACTTCTGCGCCGTCACCCGTTAGAGGCGGGCCTCCACCCGGACTTCACCATCGATGCTCGCGGCGAGCGCACCGAAGAGATCGTGCGCTCGGTAGTCGAAAGCCGGATCAAACGTGCGTACATGGAAGCCGGTTTCGAAGCCGAGCCCGGAGAGAGTGGTGATTCACCGCTGCTCGAGCTCGCCGCCTACGGCAAGAGTCCACAGGCAATCGTCGATGCTCTGTGGGCCTTCATCCTCGAAGGCGTTCCCGCGGCGGGGCTCGAGACCGATCCCTTCCATCCCGAGCTGGTTGACGGCGTCTCGAGAGAGCTTCTGGAGGATTTCGAACGCCTCCTCGATGTCGCCGGCGGTGACCTCTCGCACATCAAGCGCACCACCAACCCCGCCCGGGTCGAGAAGGCTCTGGAGATGTCCGTGGCCCTGCTGCAACAGGCCGAAAAGGAGGGCGTCACCGGGCTGGACGGGGCTCGCGCCATCTGCGCCGCCCTGCGCTCGACCTGGGTCGACTCGGCCTGGAAGCACTTCAAGCAATGGGGCAAGGGCAGGTTCGGCAAGGGCGAGCAGGCGACCCTGGGGGAACGCACGAGCGAGCTGGCCGATATCGCGGCGCGGTTGGTTCCGCGAATCTCGTATCTGCGCAGTGCCCGCCCCGAGTTTCTCGACGCGGCGCGACGAGCCATCCTGCCGCTCCTTCAAGAGGTCGAGCGGGAAGCTCGAGCGAGTGGCGTGGTGACCTTCCAGGCGCTGCTTCGCGAGGCCTGGCATCTCTTGCGTGAACATCGCCGGATCCTCGAGCGCGAGCGAAGAGGGATTCGCCAATTGCTGGTCGACGAGTTTCAGGACACCGACAGGCTGCAGTGCGACATCGTCGAGCTGCTGGCTTTGCCCAAACAAAAGGCAGCGACGAACGGCGCCGAGGCGGCCGAGCCCGGCTCTCGACCGGCCCCCGGCCTGTTCATCGTCGGCGATCCGAAACAGTCGATCTACGGCTGGCGCAACGCCGACCTGGAGTCCTACAACCGTCTGGTCGGCATGGCGCTTCGAGCGGGCGGCGAGCGCTACTCGCTGGTCCAGAACTTCCGATCCCACTCGGTGGTTCTGGCCGAGGTGGAACGAGCGGTGTCACCGGTCATGACCGAGGAAGACGGTCTGCAGCCAGCCTTCGAACCGCTCGTAGCAGCGACCGAAGCAGCTGATGCCGATCTGCAGGCAGCGAATCCGGAGCAACCCTGGTCTCCGGTCGAATACTGGGTTTCGTGGCACCCCGATTGGAAAGCAAAGACACGCCACGCCGAGGCCGCGGAGATCGAGGCACGCGCCATTGCTCGGGATATTCGCAGGCTCCACGCGGCCGGCACTCGCTGGAAGGAGTGCGCGCTCCTGATGCGCAACGCCAGCCGGCTCGACACCTACCTCGACGGCTTCCGGGACGCCGGAGTCCCCTTTATCGTCACCAGCGACAAACAGTACTTCCGGCGCAGAGAGGTAATCGACGCCTCGGCTTTGATTCGGTGTGTCGTCTCTCCGGCAGATCACGTTGCGCTCTTGACCTGGCTGCGCTCGCCCATCGTCGGAGTCCCCGACGCCGCGCTCATCCCGCTCTGGTCCCGTGGCTTTCCGCGCCTGCTGACCGAGCTCGACGGCGAAGCTCGCTCAGACACTTTGGCGCAGATCGAGGCGGTCGTCGAAGAAGCGGCGAGCGTCACCCCCGAGGTACCGGGAATCGATCGAATCCGCGGTTGGGACCGTCTCCTGCTCCACTCCCTTCGCGCTCTCGCCGCGCTGCGCAGATCGTTCAAGAACGAGCCCGCCGACCGGTTCATGGAGCATCTGCGCTGGGCGTTTCTGAGCGAAGCCATCGAAGGCGCCCGCTATCTCGGGCGCTACCGGGTGGCCAACCTCGAGCGCTTGTTTCGCTCGATCGAAACCGGGCTCGAAACGCGCGGCGGCGACGTCCGAGCGGTGCTGCGCGCACTGCGGCGCAGCGTGTCGATGGCTCTCGACGCCGAGGAGGCTCTGCCTCAGGACGCCGCCGAAGACGCGGTACAGGTGATGACTATTCACAAGGCCAAGGGACTCGAGTTCGGTCACGTCTATCTGGCCCAGCTTCACGCCCGCGGCCGGTCCTCCGAGCGCAGCGAGTTCGACTCGGACCGCCGCTGGGACGGCTTCCAGCAGCTCGAGTACGTGCTTTTCGACGCCCAGACCCTCGGCTTCGATTCGGTCGAGCGCCATCGCGAGCGCGTGTCGGCCGCCGAGCAGGTCCGAACGCTCTACGTGGCCATGACCCGGGCAAAAAGGCGCATCGTCATGCTGGGCAACTGGCCCGAGACGCCCACCAGGTCCCGAGGCGGAGCACCGACCTACGTCGAGCTCTTGAGTCACCGCGATGGACAACCGGACTCGCTGACGGAGCTCGCCCGGGACGCCACTCAGCGACCCGAGGGCCTGCTCGACGCGGCCGGCGTCTGTTGGAAGTTCCCCGGCCTGTCCCGGGCGAGCGAGCCGACCGCACCGCCCGCAACCACCGGCGCGTTGCCCTCGCCAGCCAGAGTCGCGGAGACGTCGAAGCAGCTCACCGCCGACCGCGAGGCAGCCGGGCGGCGACAGCAAAGGCCCTTTCTGGCCACCGCGTCACTCGGCTTCGACGACAAGCGGCAGCTCGAATCGCCCGACGGCAAGCCGCCTCCCTACTCCCGCGCCGCCGCGCTCGCGATCGGCAAAGCCGTCCATCGTGCCCTCGAGTCCTGGAACCTCGACGCCGACCTCGAAGAGGAACGCCGTGTCCAGTCCGGGAGAGCGGAACGGTATCTCGCGAGTCTCCTGTCCGGTGCCGACCTCGAGGCGGGGAGAAAGGAGTTGGCGGAGGTCCTGGCTCGGCTTCAATCGGGTCAGCTGCTCGAGCGACTGCTCTCGGCACCGACCACGGTGGTGGCGCGTGAACTCCCGATTCTCTTGCCACCCACGGGCATTGACGAATCCGAGCCGGTCGCCGGCATCAGTGGGACCGTCGACCTGGTTCTCAAGGCTCCCGACGGTGCCTACACGGTGGTCGACTTCAAGACCGATCGCATCGAGAGCGAAGAGGAACTGCGCTCCCGTGCCCAGGCCTATGCTCCCCAGCTCTCGACCTACGCTCGCGCAGTCGGCGAGAGCCTGGGGCTCGACGCGCGGCCGAGCACCGAGCTCTGGTTTCTGTGGCCGGACCGGGTGTGGCCTGTTTCATAG
- a CDS encoding DSD1 family PLP-dependent enzyme, whose protein sequence is MSPNLADLATPALLLDLDKLEANIATMAEKCQRLGVALRPHIKTHKSPRIARMQLESGAQGITVATLFEAERFAEAGFDDITWAFPIPLSRVRQAVELSRKITLRLLVDSAEAIDALEQADAALRVLLKIDCGFHRAGVDPESGQALALAARIASSDRLVFDGILTHSGQAYRATGQDQLARIAEHERQVMATFAKRLGGQGIEVPTISVGSTPAMSAVENLEGVDEARPGNYVFFDGMQAQIGSCRIANCALTVLTSVVSSGHEHAILDAGALALSKDAGHSDLNRPSFGCGFLDYDAGSLDPNLKVFALSQEHGWITGSHPVGKRVRLLPQHSCLTAAQFDEYTVVRGDEVVDHWPILRGRN, encoded by the coding sequence GTGTCCCCGAATCTGGCCGATCTCGCGACTCCCGCGCTCCTTCTCGACCTCGACAAGCTCGAGGCCAACATCGCGACTATGGCCGAGAAGTGTCAGCGCCTCGGCGTCGCCTTGCGCCCCCACATCAAGACCCACAAGAGTCCTCGCATTGCCCGAATGCAGCTCGAGAGCGGCGCGCAGGGCATCACCGTGGCAACTCTCTTCGAAGCCGAGCGATTCGCCGAGGCCGGCTTCGATGACATCACCTGGGCCTTCCCGATTCCTCTCAGCAGGGTTCGGCAAGCGGTCGAGCTGAGCCGGAAGATCACCCTGCGGCTGCTGGTCGACTCGGCGGAAGCGATCGACGCTCTCGAGCAGGCGGATGCCGCGTTGAGAGTGTTGCTCAAGATCGACTGTGGCTTTCACCGCGCCGGCGTCGATCCCGAGAGCGGACAGGCGCTGGCGCTTGCCGCCCGCATCGCGAGCTCCGACCGTCTCGTTTTCGACGGCATCCTGACCCACTCCGGCCAGGCCTACCGGGCCACCGGACAAGACCAGCTGGCCCGCATCGCCGAGCACGAGCGGCAGGTGATGGCTACCTTCGCCAAGCGGCTAGGCGGCCAGGGCATCGAGGTTCCGACGATCTCGGTCGGCTCGACTCCCGCGATGTCGGCCGTCGAGAATCTCGAGGGTGTCGATGAAGCGCGACCGGGTAACTACGTCTTTTTCGACGGCATGCAAGCCCAGATCGGCTCCTGCAGAATCGCGAACTGTGCACTCACCGTGCTGACCTCGGTCGTGTCCTCGGGACATGAGCACGCCATCCTCGACGCCGGCGCCCTGGCGCTTTCCAAGGACGCCGGCCATTCGGATTTGAACCGACCGAGCTTCGGATGCGGTTTTCTCGACTACGATGCCGGCAGCCTAGATCCGAACCTGAAGGTCTTCGCGCTTTCCCAGGAGCACGGCTGGATCACCGGAAGTCACCCGGTCGGCAAGCGAGTGCGTCTCCTGCCCCAGCACTCCTGTCTCACGGCCGCCCAGTTCGACGAGTACACCGTCGTGCGCGGCGACGAAGTCGTCGACCACTGGCCGATACTGCGCGGCCGGAACTGA
- a CDS encoding sulfatase, with amino-acid sequence MQRLALFGLFLAGLVGAPWPAPCAAAEAPNIILISVDTLRTDRMSGYGHSRLTSPKIDELLASGARFTEARTPAPLTAPAMSSVMTSLHPHEHGCTRNGLRVRPRLVSFSKLLERRGYRTAGFVGNWTLKSELSGLGEYFEEYEALLNRKRWFGMAKREATAEDISGMALEWLGEALGDGTDKPVLLWVHYVEPHAPYRLRREYLKQIGVKAGGTFFSARKRYDSEIAYVDDQIGRFLDRTGELIDLENTLIVFVADHGESLGEHGYWGHGRHLYDVTLRVPMGFVWPARIGPAVLEAPASILDIAPTVLSLVGLPVPGHFQGFDWAGVLNHGEAPSMDRVTWHQAHRSSVQPSEEIERLRQRGLLEVGKVVGGRKEVIRVTNQRRRLFELAADPGEKENLAAIGSAVSGDLTGWVAAVRAGLATADELPPPSLTDEDMAALKALGYID; translated from the coding sequence TTGCAGCGTTTGGCTCTATTTGGCCTGTTCCTGGCGGGCCTGGTGGGCGCGCCTTGGCCCGCTCCCTGCGCGGCGGCAGAGGCACCGAACATCATTCTGATCTCGGTCGATACCCTGCGAACCGATCGCATGTCGGGATACGGTCATAGCCGCCTGACCAGCCCGAAGATCGACGAGCTCCTGGCCTCCGGTGCGCGTTTCACCGAGGCTCGGACACCGGCGCCTCTGACCGCTCCGGCGATGTCTTCGGTCATGACCTCGCTGCATCCTCACGAGCACGGCTGCACGCGAAACGGATTGAGAGTGCGTCCCAGGCTGGTGTCGTTCAGCAAGCTCCTCGAGCGGCGCGGATACCGTACGGCCGGTTTCGTCGGGAACTGGACTCTGAAATCGGAGCTCTCGGGGCTGGGGGAATACTTCGAGGAGTACGAAGCGCTGCTGAATCGCAAGCGCTGGTTCGGAATGGCGAAGAGGGAAGCAACGGCCGAGGACATCAGTGGGATGGCGCTGGAGTGGCTCGGGGAAGCGCTCGGCGACGGCACCGACAAACCGGTCTTGCTGTGGGTTCACTACGTCGAACCCCATGCGCCGTATCGGCTCCGCCGCGAGTACCTGAAGCAGATAGGGGTGAAGGCCGGCGGCACGTTTTTCTCGGCCCGAAAGCGCTACGACAGTGAGATCGCCTACGTCGACGACCAGATCGGTCGGTTCCTGGACCGCACGGGCGAGCTCATCGATCTCGAGAACACTCTGATCGTCTTCGTGGCCGATCATGGTGAGAGCCTGGGCGAGCACGGCTACTGGGGGCACGGCCGCCACCTCTACGATGTGACCCTACGGGTTCCTATGGGTTTCGTCTGGCCGGCTCGAATCGGGCCGGCGGTGCTTGAGGCGCCGGCGTCGATTCTGGATATCGCGCCCACGGTTCTGTCGTTGGTCGGTCTGCCCGTACCCGGACACTTTCAGGGATTCGACTGGGCCGGAGTGTTGAATCACGGAGAGGCCCCGTCGATGGACCGCGTGACCTGGCACCAGGCGCATCGTTCCTCGGTTCAACCCAGTGAGGAGATCGAGAGGTTGCGGCAACGCGGGCTTCTGGAAGTGGGCAAGGTGGTTGGCGGGCGCAAGGAGGTGATTCGGGTGACCAACCAGCGCCGCCGATTGTTCGAGCTGGCGGCGGATCCCGGCGAGAAGGAGAACCTGGCCGCCATCGGATCGGCTGTGTCTGGGGATCTGACCGGCTGGGTGGCTGCGGTCCGTGCCGGGCTCGCCACCGCCGACGAGCTGCCGCCGCCGTCGCTGACCGACGAGGACATGGCGGCGTTGAAGGCGCTGGGCTACATCGACTAA
- a CDS encoding flippase-like domain-containing protein — protein sequence METTLLDSAEAAPARRRRKLVRRLVQVTIAVLGVALAWRMVQALSWDDLSLRIREARPVLLVTATLLLAARWYFWQARWALSISRAGQRSTFLRRATALMASVFVNHVALRFFGGVLRGRYMAAGRAKDFALQYGIVLFDQLMHQAATTVYTWLAVAYVFFLLGWKGLGVTAMITLILLLAAIPFIVGREGWLRKVAARIGEKASGSERLDGLVQQGSAIPRVMAKLLASIPHVTHTAILTWVYIGANVLAQWLLFRAIGADVPLLVVGAVLGIGSVIGTLTGLPGGLGPMEAALLGGYDLLGIGRLEAVAGTLLYRGLHYILVLAFGLPSLITVELGLERAREGQRSEEPESRT from the coding sequence ATGGAGACCACCCTTCTAGACAGCGCCGAAGCGGCACCGGCCCGCCGCCGGCGAAAGCTCGTCCGCCGATTGGTGCAAGTGACGATCGCCGTTCTCGGCGTAGCCCTGGCGTGGCGAATGGTGCAGGCGCTGTCCTGGGATGATCTCAGTCTGCGAATTCGAGAGGCGCGTCCGGTCCTGCTGGTGACGGCGACTCTACTGCTGGCGGCGCGCTGGTACTTCTGGCAGGCGCGATGGGCCCTGAGTATTTCGCGTGCGGGCCAGCGCAGCACCTTCCTTCGAAGGGCGACTGCACTCATGGCGTCGGTATTCGTCAACCACGTCGCTCTGCGCTTCTTCGGCGGCGTGCTCCGCGGCCGCTATATGGCCGCGGGCCGCGCCAAGGACTTCGCCCTCCAGTACGGCATCGTGCTGTTCGATCAGCTCATGCACCAGGCCGCGACGACGGTCTACACCTGGCTCGCGGTGGCCTATGTTTTCTTTCTCCTAGGGTGGAAGGGGCTCGGCGTCACGGCCATGATCACTCTGATCCTGCTGCTGGCGGCGATTCCTTTCATCGTCGGCCGGGAGGGCTGGCTGCGCAAGGTCGCCGCCCGCATCGGAGAGAAGGCGTCCGGCTCGGAGCGCCTGGACGGACTGGTGCAGCAGGGCAGCGCGATTCCTCGAGTGATGGCCAAGCTCCTCGCTTCGATTCCGCACGTAACCCACACCGCGATCTTGACCTGGGTCTATATCGGCGCCAACGTCCTCGCGCAGTGGCTCCTGTTTCGGGCGATCGGAGCCGACGTGCCCCTATTGGTAGTGGGCGCCGTCCTCGGCATCGGTAGCGTGATCGGAACGCTGACCGGATTGCCCGGAGGCCTGGGCCCCATGGAAGCGGCTCTCCTCGGAGGCTACGACCTGCTCGGCATCGGGCGGCTCGAGGCCGTGGCCGGAACACTTCTCTACCGAGGCTTGCACTACATCCTGGTTCTCGCCTTCGGCCTGCCGTCGCTGATCACCGTCGAGCTGGGTCTCGAGCGAGCACGTGAGGGGCAGCGCAGCGAAGAACCGGAGTCACGAACCTAG